The Cytophagia bacterium CHB2 nucleotide sequence GTACAGAAATCACCACGGCAACGAGGTGATGAAATTATCCGGCCAGGAAACGGACTGGCCCTGGGCCGCCAGCACGAGATGGATGCCGCCGCTTTTGTTATTGCAGGCTGCGGAAAACAACACCAGCTTGCGCTGGATCGATAGTTATCAAAAAGACGGCCGCACCTTCGATGCCATCAGTTTTGTGCAACCGGATAAAACTGTTCCGGTATTGATTTTCGATGCCACGACCCATCTGCTCGAAGGCTATGAAACGGTGCGCGATGAGGGCGTTTACGGCGACGTCACCGACTTCATTCGTTTCGCCGATTATCAAGATTTCAACGGCGTGAAATTGCCAACCAAACGCACGGACTATTTCAACGGCGAAATCGCGAGAGAATTGGCTTTGAAGATCAGCGTCAATTCTCCGGTGGATGAAAATCTCTTCGAGGTTCCCGCAGGTTATGAGATGCCGAAAGACAATGCGAATGAAAGTTACACGCGCATCAAAAAAATCGGCGACGGCGTTTATATTGACCAGGACATGGGCGGCATCATGATCGTCGAATTCAAGGATTTCATCTTCGTCATGGATTGCCCCGGCAATTTTTTTATGTCGCAATCCACAATCGATGCCGTGCGCGAAATGATTCCCGACAAAGCGATCAAGTATGTTGCTTCCAGTCACACGCACGGCGATCATGCCGGCGGCGCGCGAGCTTATTTTCATGCTGGCGCAACGCTCATTACAACGCCCGCTCATGTTGAGTTTTACAAAAAGCTCGCGAAGATCAAACAAGCGATCAGGCCGGATCCATTTTTTTCGTCTCCAAAAGAGCCGGTAATCGAAACGTTCGCGGATAAAAAAGTGATCACCGACGGCGAGCAAGCTGTTGAGCTGTACAACGTCGGCCCCAACGCGCATTCCGAAGAGTTGGTGATTGCCTATTTGCCGAAACAAAAAATTCTGTGGCAGGCGGATATCTTTTTCATCCCTTACACGGGTAAAGAGGTGAATGCCGCCATGCCCATCACCATTGAATTTGCCCAAAAGCTCAAAGCCCTGGGGATAACCGATTTCGAGCAAATCATCGATGCGCACCATAGCCGTGTCGCGACGCGTGCGGAATTTAAAGCAACGCTTCAGAAAGCAGGCTATGAGGAATTTTGAACAAGCATAGTTTTGAAAGATGAAAAGAATCGCCTTGTTTGCTTTTATTGCGTTCGTGCCGTACTCTTGCGGCCTCGCGCAAATGCGCAGTCAGGCACCAGATGAGCATTCACAGAACGAGCAGGAAATCCGCGATGCTTTCTCGCAGTTCTCCGATGCATTTGTGAAGGCCGATACCGTCGTTCTTCGCAGTCTGCTCGCAGATGATTACGTTCACACCAATGTCAACGGCGGCGTGCTTGATAAAACGCGCTGGCTGGCTTTCGCCAAAACCCGCCACCAGGATTTGAAATCCGGAAAAGTGAAGATCGATACGTATCGCAATGATGATCTTCGCATTCGAGTTTATGGCAACACCGCCGTCGTGACGGGGTTAAACACGACTAACGGCTTTCGCGATGGCAAGGAATGGAAAATGAATTTGCGCTTCACCAACGTCTGGGTGAAACGAGAGGGCCGCTGGCAGCGCGTGGCTTTTCATGATTCCGACGCCGCGCCACAATAAAGTAAAAGATATTTGTAGTCCCCGCCCCTTGTGCGCGGCTGTCGAAGCCACGAATTTTGCGGTTCCAGCAACGCCCCACAAGGTAGTGGGACTCGATGCGGTTTCTTTTGTAGCCCTGCCCCCCTTGTGGGGCACTGAAAATGTTTCACGTTCATCGGCCCACAAGGGGCCGGGACTACGAAATATCGCCCAAGGAAACGGCATTGAGGCAGGATTACAATGCATTACTTTGAAATCATTCACCGAGTATCTTTTATGACCCAACGTTTGTTTTGCTTTTTCCTTCTCATTTTGCTCGCTGCGGGTCGGGCGCAACAAGTTGCCGACACCACATTCAATCCTCCCATTGCAAAACCCGCCTATCCGACTGGCAGCGGCCCGGTCGTTATGCTGGATGAAGCACATTTCAATTTCCACACCGCGACCGGGCGTTATCTATCCTTTGCGCAATTGCTGCGCCGTGATGGCTATGTCGTGTACGCCTCGGCTTCGCGCTTCACCAAAGAAAGCTTGGGCAAAGGGAAAATACTCGTCATCGCCAATGCTTTGGCCGAGGTGAATCAGGCGAGTTGGACGCTGCCCAATCCCTCCGCTTTTGCTGATGATGAAATCGCAGCCGTGCGCGAATGGGTACGCGAAGGCGGCGCGTTGTTGCTGATCGCGGATCACATGCCGTTTGCCGGCGCGGCAGAAAAACTCGGCGCGGCCTTCGGCATTCGTTTCAGCAATTGCTTTGCAATGTTCGCCGAACAATCTCAAGGCGCGCTCTTTGTTTTTCGCCGGTCGAATGGCGCGCTCGCCGAGCATCCCATTATTAACGGCAGAACACGCGACGAGCGCATCGATTCGCTGATGACGTTTACCGGATCCGCATTCCAAGTGGATGGCAGCGCCCAATCGTTGCTCGTGCTCGATTCATCGCAGCGGTTACTGCTGCCCCAAACGGCGTGGCAGTTCACCGCCGAAACGCCGCGTCTCCCGGCGACAGGCTGGCTGCAAGGCGCAACGCTGAAATTTGGCAAAGGCCGCGTCGCCGTGTTCGGCGAGGCCGCGATGTTCTCCGCGCAGCTCGCCGGTGCCAATCGCACACCGGTGGGAATGAACTCCCCGAATGCGCCGCAGAATTATCGTTTCTTGCTGAATGTGATGCACTGGCTTTCCGGGTTGCTGGATTAGCAAAATTCGACTGCAAAACACAATATCATTCCAACATGAAAGCCTTCGAAATAATGGAATCCATGGGGCACGAGCAGGTGATGCTCTGCTGCGATGAAGCTGCCGGCTATCGCGCCCTCATCGCCATTCACAGCACCAGGCTCGGCCCGGCGGTTGGCGGCACCAGGTTGTGGCCGTATGCCAGCGACGAAGAAGCCTTCATCGATGCGCTGCGTTTGTCGCGCGGTATGACGTATAAATCCGCGCTTGCAGGTTTGCCTTTTGGCGGCGGCAAGGCGGTGATTATCGGCGACGGCAAAACCGTGGACCGCGAAAGACTGTTTCGCGTGCACGGACGTTTTGTGGAAACGCTCGGCGGCCGCTACATTACTGCGGAAGATGTCGGCACGAGCACGCTGGACATGGACATCGTGCGTTTGGAAACCAAATACGTTGCCGGCCTCGCCGCACGCTCGGGCGATCCCTCACCGTGGACGGCGCACGGCGTGTTTCGCGCCATGCAAGCCGCGGCGCACTATCGTTGGCATTCCGAAAATCTCTCCGGCAAAACCGTTGCGCTGCAAGGTTGCGGCAATGTCGGGTATTGTCTCGCGAAAGAGCTGCACGAAGCCGGCGCCAAGCTGATTGTGACGGACCTCTCCGCCGAGCGCGTGCAGCGCGTCGTGAACGAATTCGGCGCGACCGCGGTGAAGCCAGAGACAATTTACCACGTCGCTGCTGATATTTTCGCGCCGTGTGCTCTCGGTGCAGTTCTCAATGATGAAACGATTCCACGACTCCAGGCCGAAATCATTGCCGGCGCCGCCAATAATCAATTGCGTGAAGCCCAGCATGGCGCAGCTCTGCAGGAACGCGGTATTCTCTATGTGCCCGATTATGTCACCAATGCCGGCGGCATCATTAACGGTTGCATCGAGATGCTCGACTGGGAACCGGCGCAGGCGTTGAAAAAAGTGAATGCCATTTATGACACCGCGCTGGATATTTTCGCGCTGGCGCAGCAGCAAGGCATTGCCACTTCGGAAGCAGCGGATCGGTTGGCGGAGCAGCGCTTACGATGATAAACAATTTTGCTCTGGATATTTTCAGCAAAGCAGATCAAGAAAGGAGAACCCTCATGCACTTCACACGCTATTGCTTCACGATGTCACGTCTTGTTGTTGCCACACTGTTGTGTAGCGCAGGCCTGGCGGAAAAATCCCCGGCGCAGTCCGTGACCGAGATGCCGGTGGTTTATCAGCTTCCCGGCATGGACAAGGTGATCGTCAAAAAAGATCTCACCTACAAAACGATTGATGGCGTTGCATTAAAGATGGATGTCTATTATCCGCCCACCCTCGAAAAATCACAAAAGCTGCCGCTGGTGATTTTCAACAATGGCGTCGGCGCAATGCAGATTCCGCAATGGCGCGTTTATCAGGATTGGGCAAAGCTCACGGCGCTTTCGGGGATGATTGCGGTGAATTACCAAAGCCGGCAGGGCGCTGCCTTCGAAGACACCGATGATTTGATCAACCATATCCGCAGCAATGCAAGTTCGCTGCAAATCGACGAAAACCGCATCGGCATCTGGACGTGCTCCGGCAATGTTTCAGTTGGGCTGCGCCTGGCCATGCAGGGAAACCGTTCATACATTCGCTGTGCGGTGGTCTATTACGGGATAACCGAATTGAGTGTCTTTCGTCAAACCCTGCCGCTCTTTGTCGTGCGCGCCGGACAAGACGCCCTCGACCTGAATCAGGCGATTGATGAATTCGTTCGCTATGCGCTCACCAACGACTTCAATCTTCAGTATATCAACTATCTCGAAGGCCAGCATGCGTTCGATATTGTCGATGACAATGATCGCTCCCGGGAAATCATCAAACAGACGCTGGATTTTTTAAAAAGTAATCTTGCCGCCAAGACAGGAGAGACGCCGGAATCCGTGCTTACGGCAACGACTTTTTATGATATGCTGATGCGCGGACAAAGCGACAGCGCCATGGCGCAATACCGGAGAGCGCGGGCAAAATTCAGCGGCCATCCCAATTATCATTGGATCATGCAGGAAGGCGGCATCAATGCCATGGGCTACCAACTTCTGCAAGAGCAAAGAAACGAAGCAGCGCTGGAAGTTCTGACGATCAACACGGAAAATCACCCCGGCTCCCCAAACGTCTATGACAGTCTCGGCGACGCCTATGAG carries:
- a CDS encoding DUF4350 domain-containing protein, producing MTQRLFCFFLLILLAAGRAQQVADTTFNPPIAKPAYPTGSGPVVMLDEAHFNFHTATGRYLSFAQLLRRDGYVVYASASRFTKESLGKGKILVIANALAEVNQASWTLPNPSAFADDEIAAVREWVREGGALLLIADHMPFAGAAEKLGAAFGIRFSNCFAMFAEQSQGALFVFRRSNGALAEHPIINGRTRDERIDSLMTFTGSAFQVDGSAQSLLVLDSSQRLLLPQTAWQFTAETPRLPATGWLQGATLKFGKGRVAVFGEAAMFSAQLAGANRTPVGMNSPNAPQNYRFLLNVMHWLSGLLD
- a CDS encoding nuclear transport factor 2 family protein, whose translation is MKRIALFAFIAFVPYSCGLAQMRSQAPDEHSQNEQEIRDAFSQFSDAFVKADTVVLRSLLADDYVHTNVNGGVLDKTRWLAFAKTRHQDLKSGKVKIDTYRNDDLRIRVYGNTAVVTGLNTTNGFRDGKEWKMNLRFTNVWVKREGRWQRVAFHDSDAAPQ
- a CDS encoding Glu/Leu/Phe/Val dehydrogenase yields the protein MKAFEIMESMGHEQVMLCCDEAAGYRALIAIHSTRLGPAVGGTRLWPYASDEEAFIDALRLSRGMTYKSALAGLPFGGGKAVIIGDGKTVDRERLFRVHGRFVETLGGRYITAEDVGTSTLDMDIVRLETKYVAGLAARSGDPSPWTAHGVFRAMQAAAHYRWHSENLSGKTVALQGCGNVGYCLAKELHEAGAKLIVTDLSAERVQRVVNEFGATAVKPETIYHVAADIFAPCALGAVLNDETIPRLQAEIIAGAANNQLREAQHGAALQERGILYVPDYVTNAGGIINGCIEMLDWEPAQALKKVNAIYDTALDIFALAQQQGIATSEAADRLAEQRLR